In Amia ocellicauda isolate fAmiCal2 chromosome 7, fAmiCal2.hap1, whole genome shotgun sequence, the genomic window TTGGTAGTAAAGGCCTAGTAAAAAAGTGGTCTCCTGTGGGTGGTATTTGCCAGCAGCCAAAATGTTCTGTAATTTTTTTGGTTAAAAGTCTCCCTAAAATGTTCTCTGCATTTTTTTGGATAGGGTGATACAGGATTAAGTGAATGTAGTGTAGGAGAACGCTGAAAGGGGGATTTTACGAACGGTGAAGCAAACCTCAACCTCTTTCCTTCACCTCCTCAAAAATAATCTGTTCTGACTACAACTATATCGATCCATCTCTGAGCAGCCTACATTTTATGTTAAACTTGTGAATTTTTGTACCaaataatagttttaagatTATAATACAGCAATGCATGACTACTAGGTATTCTAGCAGAAAGACAACAGGGCtgtggactctggagtggagggctGTAGGTTCAATGCCCAGATGGGGGCACTGccgttgtacccttgagcaaggtactttacctagattgctccagtaaatgcccagctgtataaatgggtacaaatgtaaaaataatgtgatctgttgtaacaattgtaagtcaccctggataaaggtgtctggtaataaattaaaaattactATAAGAAATTACCTTTTTGTGCTCTATAtacccaacccccacccccctcagcTACAGTTGGCTCTCATACCGGGCTGGTTTGTGGTTTCTGGGTTTCTGGTATTCGTACTCTTCCCGAGACCGCGGCCGCACAACTTCCTCCGGCTCCTGCTGGAACATCAACACAGGCACAGTGAGTAGGTCAGCTTGGCACTACCAgtacgacacacacacactgggagcCCGACATCAGTGCGACGTTCAGTGTTGAATCAATAATCTAGATCTAGATaatcatttttaatattaactttaatattattaactCACCTTCCACTCCCCCTCCGGTCTTCTCTTGTCCACACAGCCCTTTTCCCTATCTCTTGTTTTCTTGTAAACCTTCTTCTCTTCCTCCATTAGCAACCGGGCAATTTCCTTCAAATCAcaagaaagaaaatcaaaaacatTCCTAAAAACTCGGACAACCATCAAACTTTCGGTTCTCTTTAGTATCAATTAACCTTATTTACATTTCACCACTTTACTTTTAAGGTATGCCGTTTTATTGACATACTTAATAGCATTGATTTTGGGTGTTTCTACCTGACAAAAACTATGGGATCATGTGGACAGTCATCTGGAAAATGGCTGAGAAAAAGATAAATTAGTGTAAGCTATTAATTAAATTTATTCTTAAGattgttaaaagaaaataaaaaaaggtacattttgtggatgttttctttcttttatcaaCTTTCTATTAACTTCTATCATCAAAAATAATGCTGGGTGATCTAGATCTAGCTGAAGACGATGGGTGGATTAAACTGATTTAGTGGAATATGAAAGAGTTCAGtgaaggcaaaaaacaaaaaaaacacccacgCACCTCATCCTGCGCCACTTGTGCTGCTCTCTTGTCTACGTGGCTTGCCTGAAAAACATTGTCATTAGGATATCCTGTcagatacacacatacagtaataTATTAATGCACTATAATACTCAAAGGGGTTTCATCTGCTGTTGGTTTGATGAGCAACAACACTCTTAGCACTCTCACTTTCAGCTCTTCCTCTTGTAGTCTCCTGGCCACTTCAAGGTCCTTGAGCTCCTGCTCTCTGAGGTCCATGCGGGCGATGCCCTGAGTCACGTCTCTCACACCGTACTCCGCTCGCACTCTCCGACCTGTAGGGCAATTAATCAGGTGTAAATACGATCTGCAAAACTAGAAGAAAGCACACTAGAAAGACAAAATGGTGAGGCCTACAGTGAAGGCTTGTCAAAAGAGGATTACAGGGGTCCTGCCTGAATCATTAAGTTCATAAAGATCCCACACTTCAGTCTTTCTGACTGGCAGAGTCTGTTATGATAcatcagattatatatatatatatatatatatatatatataaaatcaataaatataatcATCTTCATTCAAACATGATACATTTGTAAGAATTATATATTTAGCATGCAAAATCAGattctgtacatttatttagaaAGAAAAGGGTTTCTTGGTTTACTCTGCTGGAAAAGCAGGCTCAGTATGAGCATCCTGAAAAAAGAAGGTAAacttaagaagaagaagaagaaaaaaaaaaaaaacacccaccaccaccacctgcaACAGGTCACCACTGTCCCCCTACTGTACCTGTGTCtctgggggggtggtggtggtggtggtggttgttgtggCGGGGGTGTATGTCCTCATTTGAATGTGTGAGTGCTCTGTCTTCAGAACGGCCCTTgtgctctctcctctcctcccttttGTGCCTGTGCTCCTCAAAAACCTCATCATCCAGCCTCTGCCGGTCTCCATAGTCCTCAAAGTCAACATTCTGCTCCACAGATGAGCCTTTGTTAGTGCTAAGAACAACGTCTTCCTGGCTGGCCCTTTTCCTGCGCTCCCTGCTGTGATCTCTGCTGCTTTGTGGCGGGGGGGGCCTCTGTGGCCTCTCTTTCCTGCGCACCACCCTGTCCGAGTCTGTGTGCTCCTGAACCCTGTGCGGCGGAGACCTATGCCCTCGGTCCCTCCTGTGCCTCTCTTCGCTCTCGCTGTGGAAGGTGAGCTGTGAGCTGCGAGACTCCGGCCTGATTTTACGCTCTCTGTCACCACTGTGAGGCCTTCGCCCTCTCCTGTGGTCCAGAGGCTCGTGCTCAGGGTGTCTGACCCGGCCGCGGTCTGAGGTGTGAGGCGGGAGTGGGGGTGAGCGGGGAGTTGGGAATGCACAGCATGGAATGACACAATGGGGAGAAAGGCAGGTGAACAGAGCTGGGTTAGTTAGCTGTGGGTAGACAAGGACTCTGAATGTTGTCTAATGATTACTAAAATGACAGGAACAAAAGTAAGATTGACATTGAAGGACAACATGAAATGGGTAACAAGACCATGGATGCAACTTACATTATACTGGATACCACTAGACCACTTTACAGTTTTGTACCTTATTACAAACTTCATTCTTTATCACAATAACTAATTCTGTGCCACATTAAACGGATACTTCAGTATTTGGGCATTTTAGCCTGACTGCTTACTCACCCAAAATCACACGAATCCATGGAAACCTTTTTAATATTGTgtccagtttgaagaaattataatttttcatagagcttatacattttaaatccttAAAAGCTAGTTGGATAGCACATTTGTACATTAAGTATTCTTTACAAGTCTATCTAAAGTATTTTGATGTTTAAACATATTTGTCTTTTCGAACTATCTCGGCGTACTACGCATTTCATTAACTGTGATGAGGTCGGCGCAAGGATATGTTCACTGTGCGCGAATGAAAACAGAGAGCGCAGGCAGAACTGAAAGTATGTGGAAATTAATTTCTTAAGATTACCagtcaattacatttaattatttactatttatagtatTGTAAAACAACAAATGTCAACCcaactaacacacaatgttgccagaaGGCATTTTTGCGACCTTTAGCTACTAGCAATCGTGCTTAGCTAACGAATCAATAAATTCCaatttcttcaaactggatgcacagaattaaaaaaaaaactttccttgGATTCATATGAGTCTGGGTGAGTAAGCAATCaagctaaaatgccaaaataccaaagtatccctttaatattatttatgtgaAAGATAAATCCTGCACCTCattttacaatattattttgattatttcaaGTATCAGAGATTGTTTTCTTTACCCTAACCAGAACAGGTatattgaatttatttattgtcatgatgaCATTTCTCTGTATAAAAGGTTTGTTCTGAACGGGTATGACACAGAGAGCATCAGCGCGATATCTCCACCCCCTCACGTAGGATAGTAGTCAAACCAaaacacaacatgaaatttCCTGTTAATcaaagtttgtttgtttccccccCTTAGGCTTAgaggggaggggaaaaaaacacatttgagatATTTCCCCTTTCAGTTATCTGATCAGCAGAGTTTATATCCATCCTCCAGTCATTTCCTGAGTGACAAAGGTATTTTACAAAAAGAGAGGAAATGGTTCCTACAAGATAAGGTTCACAGACTCAAGGACTGCTTTATAATCTGCATCTCTAACACCATTTTTATGGAAACAA contains:
- the ccdc50a gene encoding coiled-coil domain-containing protein 50 isoform X2 yields the protein MADFTSIDQNKLPGVKEVCRDFAVLEDHTLAHSLQEQEIESHLASNVHKSRLVQQDLQVAKRLQEEEDLRAKARIHRQHRDIEKSDNEIAQEIQEQLVKQAEQQRQQEEKDEAIARKMQEKEMKEERRRKKQLQEVPYEEEYYEEKGDRGRVRHPEHEPLDHRRGRRPHSGDRERKIRPESRSSQLTFHSESEERHRRDRGHRSPPHRVQEHTDSDRVVRRKERPQRPPPPQSSRDHSRERRKRASQEDVVLSTNKGSSVEQNVDFEDYGDRQRLDDEVFEEHRHKREERREHKGRSEDRALTHSNEDIHPRHNNHHHHHHPPRDTGRRVRAEYGVRDVTQGIARMDLREQELKDLEVARRLQEEELKASHVDKRAAQVAQDEEIARLLMEEEKKVYKKTRDREKGCVDKRRPEGEWKEPEEVVRPRSREEYEYQKPRNHKPARPPPPMNDYENVDSRYAYPGSPCSPRPSTRPEAAYKGYRQ
- the ccdc50a gene encoding coiled-coil domain-containing protein 50 isoform X1, which encodes MADFTSIDQNKLPGVKEVCRDFAVLEDHTLAHSLQEQEIESHLASNVHKSRLVQQDLQVAKRLQEEEDLRAKARIHRQHRDIEKSDNEIAQEIQEQLVKQAEQQRQQEEKDEAIARKMQEKEMKEERRRKKQLQEVPYEEEYYEEKGDRGRVRHPEHEPLDHRRGRRPHSGDRERKIRPESRSSQLTFHSESEERHRRDRGHRSPPHRVQEHTDSDRVVRRKERPQRPPPPQSSRDHSRERRKRASQEDVVLSTNKGSSVEQNVDFEDYGDRQRLDDEVFEEHRHKREERREHKGRSEDRALTHSNEDIHPRHNNHHHHHHPPRDTGRRVRAEYGVRDVTQGIARMDLREQELKDLEVARRLQEEELKASHVDKRAAQVAQDEEIARLLMEEEKKVYKKTRDREKGCVDKRRPEGEWKQEPEEVVRPRSREEYEYQKPRNHKPARPPPPMNDYENVDSRYAYPGSPCSPRPSTRPEAAYKGYRQ